aaaccactagaccattcaggtatgacctaaatcaaatctcttatgattatacagtggaagtgagaaatagatttaagggcctagatctgatagatagagtgcctgatgaactatggactgaggtttgtgacactgtacaggagacagaggtcaagaccatccccatggaaaagaaatgcaaaaaagtaaaatggttgtctggtgaggccttacaaatagctgtgaaaagaagagaagcgaaaagcaaaggagaaaaggaaagatataagcatctgaatgcagagttccaaagaataacaagaagagataagaaagccttcttcagcaatcaatgcaaagaaatagaggaaaacaacagaatgggaaagactagagatctcttcaagaaaattagagatatcgaggggacatttcatgcaaagatgggcttgataaaggacagaaatggtatggacctaacagaagcagaagatattaagaagaggtggcaagaatacatggaagaactgtacaaaaaagatcttcacgacccagataatcatgatgatgtgatcactaatctagagccagacatcttggaatgtgaagtcaagtgggccttagaaagcatcactatgaacaaagctagtggaggtgatgaaattccagtagcgctatttcaaatcctgaaagatgatgctgtgaaagtgctgcactcaatatgccagcaaatttggaaaactcagcagtggccataggactggaaaaggtcagttttcattccaatcccaaagaaaggcaatgccaaagaatgctcaaactactgcacaattgcactcatctcacatgctagtaaagtaatgctcagaattctccaagccaggcttcagcaatacgtgaaccgtgaactccttgatgtccaagctggttttagaaaatgcagaggaaccagagatcaaattgccaacatctgctggatcatggaaaaa
The Ovis aries strain OAR_USU_Benz2616 breed Rambouillet chromosome 23, ARS-UI_Ramb_v3.0, whole genome shotgun sequence genome window above contains:
- the LOC132658501 gene encoding uncharacterized protein LOC132658501, with product MVSVCLQGKPFNITVIQVYAPTSNAEETEVKWFYEDLQDLLELTPKKDVLFIIGDWNAKVGSQETPGITVKFGFGMWNEAGQRLIEFCQENALVIANTLFQQHKRRLYTWTSPDGQHRNQIDYILCSQRWRSSIQSTKTRPGADCGSDHELLIAQFRLKLKKVGKTTRPFRYDLNQISYDYTVEVRNRFKGLDLIDRVPDELWTEVCDTVQETEVKTIPMEKKCKKVKWLSGEALQIAVKRREAKSKGEKERYKHLNAEFQRITRRDKKAFFSNQCKEIEENNRMGKTRDLFKKIRDIEGTFHAKMGLIKDRNGMDLTEAEDIKKRWQEYMEELYKKDLHDPDNHDDVITNLEPDILECEVKWALESITMNKASGGDEIPVALFQILKDDAVKVLHSICQQIWKTQQWP